The Candidatus Poribacteria bacterium genome includes a region encoding these proteins:
- a CDS encoding TolC family protein — translation MIHGKIKLTVLSKLAVLQGTLRAGFQKVPLKTILILQFAVVFCIGAQEPVGEVDLSQPLTLEQCIQMGLERSTSMRNARLNLAIQELRVKNARARYFPQIFSNGNYDFSDRVDFGFEPENYNLGLRGQYTLWDNGQREGSFAQAKESLTATVSRNERTKQDLILDITVAYYDVLKRQELVKVSEQVLARSQENTQRIRDFVEAGTLIPADVATAELREANDELSLFNNRTSLQIAQATLPRLLGLDPGVLLTVSVDESYQLYQERGTIERVEIPVEEAIQIALSTRPEFQERQAQIKSQQWSLTLAKLQRWPRLNADVDYNVNLDDYLRERENFSDFRSWSAGVSLNFTLFDGGILGNRVKELGMQLEQTRENASDLERSVALAVRQAYLTLQRSEIAVDISKKQVTNAQLSLDVIQGRFDVGKAILLELLDAQTSYAQALTNEVNAFYDYKIAQTRLQDAMGVLQ, via the coding sequence ATGATTCATGGGAAAATAAAGTTAACTGTTTTATCAAAACTTGCAGTGTTACAAGGGACGCTGCGTGCCGGTTTCCAAAAAGTGCCTTTGAAAACCATTCTTATACTTCAGTTCGCAGTCGTTTTTTGTATCGGTGCACAAGAACCTGTCGGCGAAGTTGACTTATCACAGCCTTTAACGCTTGAACAATGTATCCAAATGGGTTTGGAAAGATCGACGAGTATGCGAAATGCACGCTTGAATCTCGCTATACAAGAACTTCGGGTAAAAAATGCGCGTGCTCGGTATTTTCCGCAAATTTTTTCAAATGGGAACTACGATTTTTCTGATCGTGTTGACTTCGGGTTTGAACCTGAAAACTACAATTTAGGGCTGCGTGGGCAATATACACTTTGGGATAACGGACAACGAGAGGGAAGTTTCGCACAGGCGAAAGAGAGTCTAACCGCTACTGTCAGCCGGAATGAACGGACTAAGCAGGACTTAATTCTTGACATTACGGTGGCTTACTACGATGTTCTTAAAAGACAGGAACTCGTCAAAGTCAGTGAACAGGTTTTAGCGAGATCACAGGAAAACACACAACGGATACGGGATTTCGTAGAGGCAGGCACCTTGATTCCTGCCGATGTCGCGACTGCCGAGCTTCGTGAAGCCAATGATGAATTATCACTGTTTAACAATCGCACCTCACTCCAAATTGCCCAAGCGACGCTGCCCCGGCTCCTCGGATTGGACCCTGGCGTTCTACTTACCGTTTCTGTTGACGAATCCTATCAACTCTACCAAGAACGGGGTACAATTGAGCGGGTAGAGATACCGGTTGAGGAAGCCATCCAGATAGCCCTTAGCACGCGTCCGGAGTTTCAAGAGAGACAGGCACAAATAAAATCTCAGCAATGGAGCCTTACTTTGGCAAAGTTGCAACGCTGGCCCCGCCTAAACGCGGATGTTGATTACAACGTCAACCTTGATGATTACCTCCGTGAGCGTGAGAATTTCTCTGATTTCCGAAGTTGGAGTGCAGGCGTGTCCCTGAACTTCACACTTTTTGATGGCGGCATCTTAGGAAACCGAGTCAAAGAGCTAGGGATGCAGTTAGAGCAGACACGTGAAAATGCAAGCGACTTGGAGCGGAGCGTCGCGCTCGCTGTCAGGCAAGCCTATCTCACGCTCCAGCGTAGTGAAATTGCCGTTGATATCTCGAAAAAGCAGGTTACCAATGCCCAACTAAGTTTAGATGTCATTCAAGGGCGTTTTGACGTGGGTAAGGCTATTTTGCTTGAATTACTTGATGCCCAAACGAGTTATGCACAAGCATTGACAAATGAAGTTAATGCGTTCTATGATTACAAAATCGCTCAAACTCGCCTGCAGGATGCAATGGGAGTCTTACAGTAA
- the glpK gene encoding glycerol kinase GlpK, whose protein sequence is MPNTACILAIDQGTTGTTALLVDIQGNIVARGYQEFTQYYPHPGWVEHDPEEIWNATLQAIDALFGETVPNIIALGIANQRETTLIWNRETGKPIHPAIVWQCRRTTDRCNTLQKQGLSEEIKTKTGLVLDAYFSATKIAWILDNVNGAREQAERGELAFGTVDTWLLWKLTDGAVHKTDYTNASRTLLFNINNLSWDDSLLEIFNVPKAILPEVYPSANNFGTASFYRNFWLETFGKNISLDGIPITGIAGDQQAALFGQLCTEPGMVKNTYGTGCFLMLNTGAKKTETETGLLTTLACSLDENPVYALEGSVFVAGAAVQWLRDGIQIIENAAETGKIASSIPDSGGVFVVPAFTGLGAPYWEAEARGAILGLTRGSTRAEIIRATLESIAYQSADVVTAMLTDADMTIDRLRVDGGATANDFLMQFQADILGIDVERPAQIETTGLGAAYLAGITTGMWNDIAELERYRSTQATPADAVSTACVFSPQIDPNERNQKLTQWKKAVKRVMG, encoded by the coding sequence ATGCCGAACACAGCTTGTATCCTCGCGATCGACCAAGGGACAACAGGTACGACCGCCCTTCTTGTTGACATCCAAGGCAATATCGTTGCCCGAGGATACCAAGAATTTACACAATACTATCCACACCCCGGTTGGGTAGAACACGATCCAGAGGAGATATGGAACGCTACACTACAAGCCATAGACGCCCTCTTTGGAGAAACAGTACCAAACATTATCGCGCTCGGCATCGCAAATCAACGTGAAACAACACTCATCTGGAATCGAGAGACAGGTAAACCGATTCACCCTGCGATTGTGTGGCAGTGTCGGCGCACTACAGATAGGTGTAACACACTTCAGAAACAAGGACTTTCAGAAGAGATCAAGACGAAAACAGGTCTCGTCTTAGATGCCTACTTTTCGGCAACAAAAATCGCTTGGATTCTTGATAATGTTAACGGTGCGCGGGAACAAGCAGAACGCGGAGAACTCGCGTTTGGAACTGTAGATACCTGGCTCCTGTGGAAATTAACAGACGGTGCTGTTCATAAAACCGATTACACAAATGCATCGCGCACACTACTTTTCAATATTAACAATCTTTCGTGGGACGATAGTCTTTTGGAAATCTTCAATGTTCCAAAAGCTATATTGCCTGAAGTCTATCCATCCGCAAACAACTTCGGGACAGCGAGTTTCTATCGTAATTTTTGGCTTGAGACCTTCGGGAAAAATATATCTTTAGATGGCATCCCGATTACTGGCATCGCGGGGGATCAGCAAGCCGCCCTTTTCGGGCAATTGTGTACCGAACCCGGCATGGTGAAAAACACTTACGGAACCGGCTGCTTCTTGATGCTGAATACAGGTGCTAAAAAAACAGAAACGGAGACTGGACTCCTGACAACACTTGCTTGTAGTTTAGATGAAAACCCCGTTTATGCGCTGGAAGGGAGCGTATTTGTCGCGGGTGCTGCTGTCCAGTGGCTCCGAGACGGCATCCAGATTATTGAGAACGCAGCAGAAACGGGAAAGATCGCATCCAGTATCCCAGATTCAGGTGGTGTCTTCGTTGTTCCTGCGTTTACTGGACTCGGTGCCCCGTATTGGGAGGCTGAGGCACGCGGTGCAATCCTCGGTTTAACACGCGGGAGCACTCGTGCAGAGATCATCCGTGCCACTTTAGAATCAATCGCTTATCAATCCGCAGATGTCGTCACTGCGATGTTGACAGATGCAGACATGACGATTGATCGTTTGCGTGTTGACGGCGGAGCAACAGCGAATGATTTTCTTATGCAGTTCCAAGCAGATATTCTGGGGATAGATGTAGAACGTCCCGCGCAAATCGAGACAACAGGACTGGGTGCGGCGTACCTCGCTGGTATTACAACCGGAATGTGGAACGATATCGCTGAACTGGAGAGGTATCGATCTACACAAGCGACACCCGCAGACGCGGTTTCTACAGCCTGCGTCTTTTCACCACAGATTGACCCAAACGAACGGAATCAGAAACTCACGCAGTGGAAAAAGGCAGTGAAACGTGTGATGGGTTAA
- the truD gene encoding tRNA pseudouridine(13) synthase TruD produces the protein MTQTYEEDRMFKEPEDFIVEELPLYEPSGAGTHTYFAVRKRNLSTLEAINRIARELQVPTRDFGYAGLKDKNAVTTQILSVEGVAPERVLKIEQSDIEVLSAERHTHKLRVGHLRGNRFELTLRDMPHNTLPSIKASMKRLVTEGVPNRFGTQRFGNKNDSHLIGKALVKAEWETILHYMLTEDALQVDSVARRMQQELARKPVKKVITSIPHRLRKLYLSAYQAHLFNSILEKRMPHLGKLRAGDIAVKHSNGAPFLVGDPTAEQPRADALEISPSGPIFGYKMRMPTGDVLDMEIASLADEGVRLEKFRKVVGIRLPGTRRPLRMPIQLHEASAVDGGVGIRLRFTLPAGGYATVVVEELLAKI, from the coding sequence ATGACTCAGACCTATGAGGAAGATCGGATGTTTAAAGAACCTGAAGATTTTATCGTTGAAGAACTACCGCTTTATGAACCCTCCGGAGCAGGGACACATACCTATTTCGCGGTTCGGAAACGGAATCTTAGCACGTTGGAAGCTATTAACCGAATCGCACGGGAACTACAAGTGCCTACGCGAGATTTCGGGTATGCTGGTTTAAAGGATAAGAACGCAGTCACAACACAAATATTGTCTGTCGAAGGTGTAGCACCGGAACGGGTTTTGAAGATTGAGCAGTCGGATATTGAAGTCTTATCGGCAGAAAGGCACACGCATAAATTGCGAGTCGGACATCTTCGCGGTAACCGCTTTGAACTAACGCTACGCGATATGCCTCACAATACACTGCCTTCGATCAAAGCATCAATGAAGCGATTGGTAACTGAAGGTGTACCGAATCGATTTGGGACGCAGCGATTTGGGAATAAAAACGATTCACATCTAATCGGCAAAGCACTGGTGAAAGCAGAGTGGGAGACGATCCTGCATTATATGCTCACAGAGGACGCACTGCAAGTGGACAGTGTCGCGCGCCGGATGCAACAGGAATTAGCACGGAAGCCTGTCAAAAAAGTGATAACTTCTATTCCGCATCGGTTGCGCAAGTTATATCTATCGGCGTACCAAGCGCACCTCTTTAACAGCATTTTAGAAAAACGGATGCCGCATTTAGGAAAACTCCGTGCGGGCGACATTGCTGTGAAACATAGCAACGGCGCACCCTTTCTCGTTGGAGACCCGACGGCGGAACAACCGCGAGCAGATGCTCTTGAGATTAGTCCTTCCGGACCGATCTTCGGATACAAAATGCGGATGCCGACTGGCGATGTACTTGATATGGAGATAGCGAGCCTTGCAGATGAAGGTGTTCGCCTTGAAAAGTTTCGTAAGGTCGTAGGGATTCGGTTACCGGGGACGCGTAGACCTTTACGGATGCCGATACAACTGCATGAGGCATCTGCTGTTGATGGCGGTGTCGGAATACGCCTCCGTTTCACGCTTCCCGCCGGTGGATATGCGACGGTGGTGGTGGAAGAACTCTTGGCAAAGATATAG
- the bioA gene encoding adenosylmethionine--8-amino-7-oxononanoate transaminase, whose product MLDKKTLVAWDKRYLWHPFTQMQDWLTEDVVIIERGEGCYLIDIAGNRYIDGTASMWTNVHGHNHPELNTALKRQLDKIAHTTLLGYSNIPAIQLAQKLVEITPAGLNKVFYSDNGSTAVEIALKMAYQYWQHNGEAQRKLFIHFDNAYHGDTVGAMSVGGIKSFHTTFDPLLFKGVRVSAPEIYRPSRDADSAVKTRWLNAVEDALSENAGQVAGIILEPLIQGAGGMLIAPKGFLKELAVLAKRWQVLLIVDEVMTGFGRTGKMWACEHENVTPDILCTAKGLAAGYLPLAATLTTDDIYDTFLGEYRDLKTFFHGHTFTGNPLACAVALENIAILERENLLSQLQPTIEHFRNRLQDFYALPHVGDVRVCGFAAGVELMENPNTYTPYPFEEKVGIRVCKEALTRGAMLRPLVNTIVLMPPLQITMSTLDTLLDIVYTSIERVTKK is encoded by the coding sequence ATGTTGGATAAAAAGACGCTTGTTGCGTGGGATAAGCGTTACCTCTGGCATCCATTCACGCAGATGCAAGATTGGCTGACAGAGGATGTCGTCATCATCGAACGTGGCGAGGGATGCTATCTCATTGATATCGCCGGAAATCGGTATATTGACGGCACGGCTTCTATGTGGACGAATGTCCACGGTCACAATCACCCTGAATTGAACACGGCACTCAAAAGGCAGCTGGACAAAATTGCACACACGACGCTGCTTGGGTACAGCAATATCCCTGCGATTCAACTGGCACAAAAACTGGTGGAAATCACACCCGCCGGACTCAACAAGGTGTTTTACTCCGATAACGGTTCAACGGCTGTGGAAATCGCCTTGAAGATGGCGTATCAGTACTGGCAACATAACGGAGAAGCGCAACGGAAACTGTTTATCCATTTCGATAATGCTTACCACGGTGACACAGTAGGTGCTATGAGTGTTGGTGGCATTAAGAGTTTCCATACCACCTTTGATCCGCTCCTTTTCAAAGGTGTCCGTGTGTCCGCTCCTGAAATCTATCGTCCTTCTCGCGATGCAGACTCTGCGGTGAAAACGCGTTGGCTTAATGCGGTAGAAGATGCGCTCTCTGAAAATGCAGGGCAGGTTGCGGGTATCATTTTGGAACCGCTAATTCAGGGTGCGGGCGGTATGCTAATCGCTCCGAAAGGGTTTTTGAAAGAACTTGCGGTATTGGCAAAGCGGTGGCAAGTGCTTCTCATTGTCGATGAAGTGATGACGGGATTCGGACGCACTGGCAAAATGTGGGCATGTGAACATGAAAACGTTACGCCCGACATCTTATGTACGGCAAAAGGTCTCGCCGCGGGCTACCTTCCGCTTGCGGCAACGTTAACGACTGATGACATCTACGACACCTTCCTCGGCGAATATAGAGACCTTAAGACCTTTTTTCATGGTCACACCTTTACTGGTAACCCGTTAGCATGCGCTGTAGCATTAGAAAATATCGCTATTTTGGAGCGCGAGAATCTCCTATCTCAACTTCAACCTACCATTGAACATTTCAGAAACCGGCTTCAAGATTTCTATGCGCTTCCCCATGTCGGCGATGTGCGCGTATGTGGCTTCGCTGCAGGTGTAGAACTCATGGAAAACCCGAATACCTACACCCCTTATCCGTTTGAAGAAAAGGTAGGTATCCGGGTTTGCAAAGAGGCTCTCACACGTGGAGCGATGCTCCGACCTCTTGTGAATACTATCGTCCTAATGCCACCGTTGCAAATCACGATGTCAACGTTAGACACCCTATTAGACATCGTTTATACTTCAATCGAGAGGGTCACAAAAAAATAG
- a CDS encoding PEGA domain-containing protein has product MPKVNTVFTSIFICIVLASIVAVSAFSIDSGTYWLLVDATPEAMAHERMNSLTELLTTRGKVPSEQIYHIEGDSATSDEIYALLQEIGQQTQPQDTLIFLYHGMVSKPNAHTMQLRIQEDEDGIQDSTLNGWFGESNRESTVVIVDGYTEETNLSAYYGNRETLGTAALNVIQPVEKAENTSLLEKLYDALATDTTDLDDNRQLSVFETYDLLRTHSEFLDGILAPTGNVEAALLKLSPALKVTSLPDGAQIFINAAEVGNTPKLITENLQQGTSTISVKKVGYITPPSKTAALELVLGESVHIGWVLDPIAVHGSVKGVAGASAADTLIWINRTAYQQTVAADGIFRFDAWKDSDLLTIGETYALYAKQGTQNYGSATFTFEGYSDIDQSIQLIKRSWFEIAQIEFDRGNHQGAVTAFQNGIERTTDFPQMSADLTVLLLSSFADALEKQDVQDVAYLVVTAKLAEQLDQPILAKKYWEEVKTKAEKGTPAAELANQRLWEFNRGRYLLNIGLIVLLVVLLASGAWTFYRYRKSRQTPQEG; this is encoded by the coding sequence ATGCCAAAAGTGAATACCGTTTTTACTTCCATTTTTATCTGTATTGTACTCGCCTCCATTGTAGCAGTATCAGCGTTCTCAATTGATTCTGGCACATACTGGCTGCTTGTAGACGCAACGCCAGAGGCAATGGCACACGAACGTATGAATTCTCTGACTGAACTTTTAACAACACGCGGTAAAGTTCCGAGTGAGCAGATTTATCATATTGAAGGTGATAGCGCCACATCTGATGAGATTTACGCGCTACTCCAAGAAATTGGGCAGCAGACACAACCACAAGACACGCTGATTTTTCTATACCATGGGATGGTTTCTAAGCCGAACGCGCACACGATGCAGCTGAGAATTCAAGAAGACGAAGATGGCATCCAAGATTCCACTCTCAATGGCTGGTTTGGAGAGAGTAATAGAGAAAGTACCGTTGTTATTGTTGATGGTTACACCGAGGAAACGAATTTAAGTGCCTACTATGGCAATCGCGAGACGCTCGGCACCGCTGCGCTAAACGTGATTCAGCCGGTAGAGAAAGCAGAAAATACTTCGCTTCTTGAGAAACTTTACGATGCACTCGCCACGGACACAACGGATTTGGACGATAATCGGCAGCTGAGCGTCTTTGAAACTTATGATCTATTACGAACACATTCTGAGTTCCTTGATGGAATTCTCGCGCCAACAGGCAATGTCGAAGCGGCACTGCTCAAACTGAGTCCTGCGCTTAAGGTCACATCACTTCCCGATGGTGCACAAATTTTCATCAACGCTGCAGAAGTTGGAAATACACCGAAACTTATCACTGAAAATCTACAGCAAGGCACTTCCACAATATCCGTAAAGAAGGTCGGGTATATCACGCCACCATCCAAGACTGCGGCATTGGAGTTAGTCCTTGGAGAGTCCGTCCACATCGGTTGGGTACTTGATCCTATCGCTGTTCACGGTAGCGTTAAAGGTGTCGCGGGTGCGTCGGCTGCCGATACGCTGATTTGGATAAATAGAACAGCATATCAACAGACTGTAGCAGCAGATGGAATTTTTCGCTTTGATGCATGGAAAGATTCAGACCTATTAACAATCGGTGAAACTTACGCGCTCTATGCGAAACAGGGTACCCAGAATTACGGTTCGGCAACTTTCACATTTGAGGGTTATAGCGATATAGACCAATCGATCCAACTTATTAAGAGAAGTTGGTTTGAGATCGCACAAATTGAATTTGACCGAGGTAACCATCAAGGGGCTGTCACCGCTTTCCAGAACGGGATTGAGCGCACGACAGATTTCCCGCAAATGTCGGCAGATTTAACGGTTTTACTTCTCAGTTCCTTTGCAGATGCGTTAGAGAAGCAAGATGTTCAAGATGTGGCTTATCTCGTGGTTACAGCGAAACTTGCAGAGCAGCTTGATCAGCCTATCCTCGCGAAAAAGTATTGGGAAGAGGTAAAAACGAAAGCAGAAAAGGGGACCCCTGCCGCCGAATTGGCAAATCAACGGTTGTGGGAGTTCAATCGTGGTCGCTATCTTCTCAATATCGGTCTTATTGTACTGTTGGTAGTCCTCCTTGCATCCGGTGCATGGACGTTTTATAGATACCGGAAATCGAGACAAACACCACAAGAAGGCTGA